One genomic window of Pseudomonadota bacterium includes the following:
- a CDS encoding GAF domain-containing protein, whose protein sequence is MDKRQKREIYDEAILKLRAQFLESRQPTARMATAAAVLQSKLKHFFWTGFYLLDGGRLIVGPYQGAPACVVLAPHRGVCWAAIDRRATVIVPDVRDFEGHVACDGRANSEIVVPLRDGTGEIIGVLDVDSADFEAFDEVDEEKLEEVLAMIYG, encoded by the coding sequence GTGGACAAGAGACAGAAGCGGGAGATCTACGACGAGGCGATCCTCAAGCTGCGCGCCCAGTTCCTCGAGTCGCGCCAGCCGACCGCGCGCATGGCGACCGCGGCCGCGGTGCTGCAGAGCAAGCTCAAGCACTTCTTCTGGACCGGGTTCTACCTGCTCGACGGCGGGCGGCTGATCGTCGGGCCGTACCAGGGGGCTCCGGCGTGCGTCGTGCTCGCGCCGCACCGGGGCGTCTGCTGGGCTGCGATCGATCGCCGGGCGACGGTGATCGTGCCCGACGTCCGGGATTTCGAGGGCCACGTCGCGTGCGACGGCCGGGCGAACTCCGAGATCGTCGTGCCGCTCCGCGACGGGACCGGCGAGATCATCGGGGTGCTCGACGTGGACAGCGCGGACTTCGAAGCGTTCGACGAGGTCGACGAGGAGAAGCTCGAAGAAGTGCTCGCGATGATCTACGGCTGA
- a CDS encoding universal stress protein, whose product MEAKQKVLKRILVGTDFSRSASHAVVRAALLATEHSAKLEIVHVTPRLDRAAVRELDVDRSFRTGPDPVIERHLEETRALARKHDVTATIKLLKGGAAATLASEAMRLSADLVVVGCRGERSFKDALIGTTAERVLERWIGDTLVVKDAPKENYGTILACVALAPVSCSVVMSAVALSERARLHVLHAYEPPFEMKLISHHASGETLAKHRAAAKGEAVRGLTELLERCPVPSDRHLERHVRHGGPSTLIPGAAVRYGADVIVVGKNQSVLEEFFLGSVTKKIVRAARTDVLVSDSR is encoded by the coding sequence ATGGAGGCGAAGCAGAAGGTACTCAAGCGAATTCTGGTAGGGACCGACTTCTCTCGTTCCGCGTCCCACGCGGTGGTGCGCGCCGCGCTGCTCGCCACCGAGCATTCCGCCAAGCTGGAGATCGTCCACGTCACCCCGCGGCTTGACCGCGCGGCCGTCAGGGAACTCGACGTCGATCGTTCCTTTCGCACGGGTCCGGACCCAGTCATTGAACGGCACCTCGAGGAGACGCGAGCGCTGGCTCGGAAGCACGACGTCACCGCGACCATCAAGCTCCTCAAGGGAGGTGCAGCCGCGACGTTGGCGAGCGAAGCGATGCGGCTGTCCGCTGACCTCGTTGTGGTCGGATGCCGAGGCGAACGCTCGTTCAAGGACGCGCTGATCGGCACGACGGCCGAACGAGTCCTGGAGCGCTGGATCGGAGACACCCTTGTCGTGAAAGACGCCCCGAAGGAGAACTACGGAACCATCCTGGCGTGTGTGGCGCTCGCGCCGGTGTCGTGCTCGGTCGTCATGTCCGCGGTCGCACTGTCCGAGCGGGCACGCCTGCATGTCCTGCATGCCTACGAGCCGCCGTTCGAGATGAAGCTCATCAGTCATCACGCGTCCGGAGAAACGCTCGCGAAGCACCGCGCGGCGGCCAAGGGCGAGGCTGTCCGGGGCCTGACCGAGCTGCTCGAGCGGTGTCCCGTGCCGAGCGATCGGCATCTCGAGCGCCACGTCCGACACGGGGGGCCGTCGACCTTGATCCCGGGCGCGGCCGTGCGTTACGGCGCAGACGTCATCGTCGTGGGCAAGAATCAGTCGGTCCTCGAGGAGTTCTTCCTGGGCAGCGTCACGAAGAAGATAGTCCGCGCCGCTCGCACGGATGTCCTCGTCTCAGATTCGCGTTGA